A DNA window from Bos indicus x Bos taurus breed Angus x Brahman F1 hybrid chromosome 16, Bos_hybrid_MaternalHap_v2.0, whole genome shotgun sequence contains the following coding sequences:
- the IER5 gene encoding immediate early response gene 5 protein, whose translation MEFKLEAHRIVSISLGKIYNSRVQRGGIKLHKNLLVSLVLRSARQVYLSDPCPGLYLAGHPGAPAPPQQPEESAAGPPAGWGEPPPPAGRAAWPEPEPQPERPAVPEVPRAGDAQPAATVTAAGDTLQGGEAEAPEAAWRRVEGPRETAIGGAGGPAEVSGVFPQGPEAARGPCGCPPGDEDRLSAAPRVDGCRAPRPAAAEPPASPPVCARKRGAAGVGGGPADCPAPGSTPLKKPRRNSEEQPGGAAAAAEEEEEMETGNVANLISIFGSSFSGLLRKSPGGGREEAEGEESGPEAAEPGQICCDKPVLRDINPWSTAIVAF comes from the coding sequence ATGGAGTTCAAACTGGAGGCTCACCGCATCGTCAGCATCTCCCTGGGCAAGATCTACAACTCGCGGGTCCAGCGCGGCGGCATCAAGCTGCACAAGAACCTCCTGGTCTCGCTGGTGCTCCGCAGCGCCCGCCAGGTCTACCTGAGCGACCCGTGCCCCGGTCTCTACCTGGCCGGTCACCCGGGGGCCCCGGCGCCGCCGCAGCAGCCCGAGGAGTCGGCGGCCGGGCCACCCGCGGGCTGGGGGGAGCCACCTCCGCCGGCCGGCCGTGCCGCCTGGCCGGAGCCCGAGCCTCAGCCGGAGCGCCCTGCCGTCCCAGAAGTGCCAAGGGCGGGTGACGCGCAGCCCGCGGCCACAGTGACGGCCGCCGGGGACACTCTTCAGGGCGGAGAGGCGGAGGCGCCGGAAGCTGCCTGGCGCCGCGTGGAGGGACCGCGAGAGACGGCGATCGGAGGAGCCGGGGGTCCCGCCGAAGTCTCGGGGGTCTTCCCCCAGGGGCCCGAGGCAGCGCGCGGCCCCTGCGGCTGCCCCCCGGGGGACGAGGACAGGCTGAGCGCGGCCCCTCGCGTGGACGGCTGCCGCGCGCCGCGCCCCGCCGCGGCTGAGCCCCCCGCGTCACCCCCTGTCTGTGCCAGAAAGCGCGGCGCGGCGGGGGTGGGCGGCGGCCCCGCGGACTGCCCGGCGCCCGGCTCGACCCCGCTCAAGAAACCCCGCCGGAACTCAGAGGAGCAGCcgggcggggcggcggcggccgcggaggaggaggaggagatggagaccGGTAACGTGGCTAACCTCATTAGCATCTTCGGTTCCAGCTTCTCGGGACTCTTACGGAAAAGCCCCGGGGGCGGCCGGGAGGAAGCGGAGGGAGAGGAGAGCGGTCCGGAAGCCGCCGAGCCCGGGCAGATCTGCTGCGATAAGCCGGTGCTGAGAGACATTAACCCTTGGAGCACTGCCATCGTGGCCTTCTGA
- the LOC113906240 gene encoding uncharacterized protein LOC113906240 — protein sequence MHFGRAPWNGRPRRPTAIPPPAQTPRPTLPRSYRRSGRRESFIFPASPFTWPRRPGTLGQSLHPSPEEGRGGSGGFRGAGGQAGSGEASKRQREPRSTTAASAAAKLPPLPRLSGQAGGREGRLPAPAPVAPAAQPFGGPARELVWPPPAAQLAGGRDPAGRCPLSRAPRNRRPRPQLPRLRGRGAPRWEGGCFGAGRRTCAAGGAGPAWGERRESLPGRHGNGAAISNPRVVPVARCQGARRGARGQEARVTGGPPPARRASPRALPGVEPRGPGRSRLHVQPPPPPSPNKAGPSQARFLRAPLHSTDPLISFHSHRHL from the exons ATGCACTTTGGGAGGGCTCCCTGGAACGGACGACCCCGGCGCCCGACGGCGATTCCCCCTCCAGCCCAGACCCCTCGGCCTACGCTTCCCCGTTCTTACAGGCGGTCGGGCAGGAGAGAGAGCTTTATTTTCCCGGCCTCCCCATTCACCTGGCCGCGCAGGCCGGGGACCCTCGGCCAAAGCCTCCACCCATCGCCGGAGGAAGGGCGGGGAGGTTCGGGAGGCTTTCGAGGGGCTGGAGGTCAGGCGGGGTCGGGGGAGGCTTCGAAGAGACAACGCGAGCCGCGTAGTACTACCGCAGCCTCGGCCGCTGCGAAGCTTCCTCCCCTGCCCCGCCTTTCCGGGCAGGCCGGCGGCCGGGAGGGAAGGCTTCCTGCGCCGGCTCCCGTGGCGCCTGCGGCCCAGCCTTTCGGGGGCCCCGCCCGAGAGTTGGTCTGGCCCCCGCCCGCTGCGCAGCTGGCGGGAGGGCGGGACCCGGCCGGGCGGTGTCCTCTGAGTCGTGCCCCCCGCAACCGCCGGCCGCGGCCACAGTTGCCAAGGTTACGGGGGCGGGGCGCgcccaggtgggagggaggctgctTTGGCGCTGGCCGGCGGACCTGCGCAGCGGGCGGGGCGGGACCTGCCTGGGGCGAGCGGCGGGAGTCGCTGCCTGGTCGCCATGGGAACGGCGCAGCTATTTCCAACCCCCGGGTGGTGCCAGTGGCGCGGTGCCAGGGTGCGAGG CGCGGGGCCCGCGGGCAAGAGGCCCGGGTAACTGGAGGGCCGCCCCCCGCGCGTCGCGCCTCCCCCCGGGCGCTCCCCGGCGTGGAGCCCCGCGGCCCCGGGCGCTCCCGGCTGCACGTGCAGCCCCCGCCGCCGCCCTCGCCTAACAAAGCGGGGCCCTCCCAGGCGCGTTTCCTTCGTGCCCCCCTTCACTCGACGgaccctttgatttctttccattCTCATCGTCATCTCTGA